One Kryptolebias marmoratus isolate JLee-2015 linkage group LG21, ASM164957v2, whole genome shotgun sequence DNA segment encodes these proteins:
- the nsun6 gene encoding tRNA (cytosine(72)-C(5))-methyltransferase NSUN6 isoform X1: MSIFPRISLKPEVTEYLRSVFLNKEVLAAVGHQEAEQRFQKLLLCLSHPPSHTCVRASTHLAPLEEIREKLRGELKKEQACSSPAEEIQIVTHPRVDDVLLLPVDGPRPVTQLSSEVVVGAQCGSAVLRGAHVFPPGIIACPKFMKVGDVVSVSFDLEGRCTRGAFSFQGNKVFVGNGVAEIDRSSIFCADEPPRGVGVRMVEPLYRSPSFDGILPSLVFLQNLPSVVVGHVLGPQPGERILDMCAAPGGKTCHIAALMGDQGEVVALDRIRNKVDQIRQNAQLLHLQSIKAYCFNSVRAVSDDPSQETEGPPFPPESFDRVLLDAPCSSLGQRPSMSCTWSLKETCSYPPLQRKLFHAAVQLVKKGGVLVYSTCTVTLAENEEQVAWALKTFPYLTLQPQEPHIGAEGMLGAGLSAEQLRLLQRFRPELSWEQTDTTAPLACRADRDTIGFFIAKFLKI, translated from the exons ATGTCAATCTTTCCAAGAATTTCCCTGAAGCCTGAAGTGACTGAATATCTTCGAAGTGTGTTCCTAAACAAAGAG GTGTTGGCTGCTGTGGGTCACCAGGAGGCGGAGCAACGCTTCCAGAAGCTGCTCCTGTGTTTGTCCCACCCGCCTTCGCACACATGTGTGCGAGCCAGCACACATCTGGCTCCTCTGGAGGAGATCAGGGAGAAGCTGCGAGGGGAGCTGAAGAAG GAGCAGGCGTGCAGCTCGCCAGCAGAGGAGATTCAGATTGTTACACATCCACGTGTTGACGATGTTCTGCTACTTCCTGTTGATGGCCCGAG ACCTGTGACGCAGCTCAGCTCAGAGGTGGTGGTGGGCGCTCAGTGTGGCAGTGCTGTGCTGAGAGGGGCTCACGTCTTCCCTCCAGGGATCATCGCCTGCCCCAAGT TCATGAAGGTTGGAGACGTTGTGTCCGTCTCTTTCGATCTGGAGGGAAGATGCACTCGAGGAGCCTTTAGTTTCCAGGGAAACAAGGTGTTTGTGGGAAATGGAGTTGCCGAAATTGATCGTTCGAGCATCTTCTGCGCAGATGAACCTCCCAG AGGTGTTGGTGTTCGGATGGTGGAACCACTTTACCGGAGTCCCTCCTTCGATGGCATCCTGCCGAGCCTGGTCTTCTTACAG AACCTCCCCTCTGTGGTTGTGGGACACGTGCTCGGGCCTCAACCGGGAGAACGGATCCTGGATATGTGCGCTGCACCGGGAGGGAAGACATGCCACATAGCTGCTCTCATGGGCGATCAG GGAGAAGTTGTGGCCTTGGACCGAATCCGAAACAAGGTCGACCAGATTCGTCAAAATGCACAACTGCTGCATTTGCAAAGCATCAAAGCTTATTGTTTCAACAGCGTTCGGGCTGTGAGTGACGACCCATCACAGGAAACCGAAG GACCCCCTTTCCCTCCAGAGAGCTTTGACCGGGTCCTGCTGGACGCCCCCTGCAGCAGTCTCGGACAGAGACCCAGCATGTCCTGCACCTGGAGCCTCAAGGAGACCTGCTCCTACCCGCCACTGCAGCGCAAGTTGTTTCATGCT GCGGTTCAGCTGGTAAAGAAAGGTGGGGTTTTGGTCTACAGCACCTGCACGGTGACGCTAGCAGAGAACGAGGAGCAGGTAGCCTGGGCCCTCAAGACCTTCCCTTACCTCACACTGCAGCcacag GAGCCTCACATCGGTGCAGAGGGCATGCTGGGAGCCGGCCTGTCAGCGGAGCAGCTGCGCCTCCTCCAGAGGTTCAGACCTGAGCTGAGCTGGGAGCAGACAGACACGACAGCCCCCCTCGCCTGCAGAGCAGACAGGGACACGATCGGCTTTTTCATTGCCAAGTTCCTGAAAATCTGA
- the nsun6 gene encoding tRNA (cytosine(72)-C(5))-methyltransferase NSUN6 isoform X2, whose translation MSIFPRISLKPEVTEYLRSVFLNKEVLAAVGHQEAEQRFQKLLLCLSHPPSHTCVRASTHLAPLEEIREKLRGELKKACSSPAEEIQIVTHPRVDDVLLLPVDGPRPVTQLSSEVVVGAQCGSAVLRGAHVFPPGIIACPKFMKVGDVVSVSFDLEGRCTRGAFSFQGNKVFVGNGVAEIDRSSIFCADEPPRGVGVRMVEPLYRSPSFDGILPSLVFLQNLPSVVVGHVLGPQPGERILDMCAAPGGKTCHIAALMGDQGEVVALDRIRNKVDQIRQNAQLLHLQSIKAYCFNSVRAVSDDPSQETEGPPFPPESFDRVLLDAPCSSLGQRPSMSCTWSLKETCSYPPLQRKLFHAAVQLVKKGGVLVYSTCTVTLAENEEQVAWALKTFPYLTLQPQEPHIGAEGMLGAGLSAEQLRLLQRFRPELSWEQTDTTAPLACRADRDTIGFFIAKFLKI comes from the exons ATGTCAATCTTTCCAAGAATTTCCCTGAAGCCTGAAGTGACTGAATATCTTCGAAGTGTGTTCCTAAACAAAGAG GTGTTGGCTGCTGTGGGTCACCAGGAGGCGGAGCAACGCTTCCAGAAGCTGCTCCTGTGTTTGTCCCACCCGCCTTCGCACACATGTGTGCGAGCCAGCACACATCTGGCTCCTCTGGAGGAGATCAGGGAGAAGCTGCGAGGGGAGCTGAAGAAG GCGTGCAGCTCGCCAGCAGAGGAGATTCAGATTGTTACACATCCACGTGTTGACGATGTTCTGCTACTTCCTGTTGATGGCCCGAG ACCTGTGACGCAGCTCAGCTCAGAGGTGGTGGTGGGCGCTCAGTGTGGCAGTGCTGTGCTGAGAGGGGCTCACGTCTTCCCTCCAGGGATCATCGCCTGCCCCAAGT TCATGAAGGTTGGAGACGTTGTGTCCGTCTCTTTCGATCTGGAGGGAAGATGCACTCGAGGAGCCTTTAGTTTCCAGGGAAACAAGGTGTTTGTGGGAAATGGAGTTGCCGAAATTGATCGTTCGAGCATCTTCTGCGCAGATGAACCTCCCAG AGGTGTTGGTGTTCGGATGGTGGAACCACTTTACCGGAGTCCCTCCTTCGATGGCATCCTGCCGAGCCTGGTCTTCTTACAG AACCTCCCCTCTGTGGTTGTGGGACACGTGCTCGGGCCTCAACCGGGAGAACGGATCCTGGATATGTGCGCTGCACCGGGAGGGAAGACATGCCACATAGCTGCTCTCATGGGCGATCAG GGAGAAGTTGTGGCCTTGGACCGAATCCGAAACAAGGTCGACCAGATTCGTCAAAATGCACAACTGCTGCATTTGCAAAGCATCAAAGCTTATTGTTTCAACAGCGTTCGGGCTGTGAGTGACGACCCATCACAGGAAACCGAAG GACCCCCTTTCCCTCCAGAGAGCTTTGACCGGGTCCTGCTGGACGCCCCCTGCAGCAGTCTCGGACAGAGACCCAGCATGTCCTGCACCTGGAGCCTCAAGGAGACCTGCTCCTACCCGCCACTGCAGCGCAAGTTGTTTCATGCT GCGGTTCAGCTGGTAAAGAAAGGTGGGGTTTTGGTCTACAGCACCTGCACGGTGACGCTAGCAGAGAACGAGGAGCAGGTAGCCTGGGCCCTCAAGACCTTCCCTTACCTCACACTGCAGCcacag GAGCCTCACATCGGTGCAGAGGGCATGCTGGGAGCCGGCCTGTCAGCGGAGCAGCTGCGCCTCCTCCAGAGGTTCAGACCTGAGCTGAGCTGGGAGCAGACAGACACGACAGCCCCCCTCGCCTGCAGAGCAGACAGGGACACGATCGGCTTTTTCATTGCCAAGTTCCTGAAAATCTGA
- the arl8 gene encoding ADP-ribosylation factor-like 8 has product MGLIFAKLWSFFCNQEHKVIIVGLDNAGKTTILYQFLMNEVVHTSPTIGSNVEEIVVKNTHFLMWDIGGQESLRSSWNTYYSNTEFIILVVDSTDRERLAISKEELYRMLAHEDLRKAAVLIFANKQDMKDCMSAAEISKYLTLSSIKDHPWHIQSCCALTGEGLCQGLEWMTSRAGLR; this is encoded by the exons ATGGGCCTAATATTCGCCAAACTGTGGAGCTTCTTTTGTAACCAAG agcACAAGGTGATCATTGTGGGACTGGACAACGCAGGGAAAACCACTATCCTCTACCAGTT tcTGATGAACGAGGTGGTCCACACGTCCCCCACCATCGGCAGCAATGTGGAAGAGATCGTGGTGAAGAACACCCACTTCCTGATGTGGGACATTGGGGGACAGGAGTCTCTCAGGTCCTCCTGGAACACCTACTACTCCAACACAGAG TTCATCATTCTGGTGGTTGACagcacagacagagagagactgGCCATCTCTAAAGAGGAGCTCTACAGGATGCTAGCTCATGAG GACCTGCGGAAAGCAGCTGTGTTGATATTTGCCAATAAGCAGGATATGAAGGACTGCATGTCTGCGGCAGAGATTTCCAAATACCTCACCCTGAGCTCCATCAAAGACCACCCCTGGCACATACAGTCCTGCTGTGCTCTTACAGGAGAGGG gttgtGCCAAGGCCTGGAGTGGATGACCTCCAGAGCTGGACTCAGATAG
- the maf1b gene encoding MAF1 homolog, negative regulator of RNA polymerase III b produces MKLLENSSFEALSSRLCVETGESRILGRIESYSCKMAGDDKHMFKQFCQEGEPHVLEALSPPQSTGTTSPSQLGKSSEDGENPLSDKVCRKTLFYLITTLNESFRPDYDFSAARAHEFSREPSLNWVANAVNSSLFSAVGEEFNSLRPELWNAIDQEINLQGCDIYSYNPDLDSDPFGEEGSLWSFNYFFYNKKLKRIVFFTCRSVSVLSGYGRGCLDDELNMELEDEEEMDGFTEEGCPRALCV; encoded by the exons TCTCGCATCCTCGGCAG GATCGAGAGCTACTCCTGTAAGATGGCAGGGGACGATAAACACATGTTCAAGCAGTTCTGCCAGGAGGGGGAGCCACATGTCCTGGAGGCCCTCTCGCCCCCTCAGTCCACCGGCACCACCAGCCCCTCACA ACTGGGGAAGAGCAGCGAGGACGGGGAGAACCCTCTGAGCGATAAAGTCTGCAGGAAGACACTGTTCTACCTGATCACCACGCTTAACGAGTCCTTCAGGCCGGATTACGACTTCAGCGCCGCTCGGGCCCACGAGTTCAGCAGAGAGCCCAGCCTCAACTGG GTGGCCAATGCAGTGAACAGCAGCTTGTTCTCGGCTGTGGGGGAGGAGTTTAACTCTCTGCGGCCTGAGCTGTGGAACGCCATTGACCAGGAGATCAACCTGCAGGGCTGTGACATATACAG CTACAATCCGGATCTGGACTCAGACCCTTTCGGTGAGGAGGGCAGCCTCTGGTCCTTCAACTACttcttttacaacaaaaaactgaagaggATTGTGTTCTTCACATGTCGCTCTGTCAG CGTCCTGAGTGGCTACGGCCGCGGTTGTCTTGACGACGAGCTGAACATGGAgctggaggacgaggaggagatgGACGGCTTCACAGAGGAAGG GTGCCCCAGAGCcttgtgtgtgtaa